GGGCGCCACCGCCACGGCGCTCGCATCGGCCGGCACGACCGAGCTCGGTGTCGTCGTCGACGCGGGCGAGGTCGACCTGTGGTGGCCACGCGGCTACGGCGCGCAACCCCGCTACGAGGTGACCGTGAGCGCCGGCGACGACGGGTGGTCGGCACTCGTGGGCTTCCGCTCGGTAGAGGTCGACACCTCGCCCGACGAGCTCGGCACTCCGTTCACCATCGTCGTGAACGGCCGAGTCGTCAACATCCGCGGCGCGAACTGGATCCCCGACGACACCTTCGTCACGCGCGTCGACCCCGAGCGCTACCTCTCGCGAGTGAGTGACGCGGTCGAGGCCAACATGAACCTCCTCCGGGTGTGGGGCGGCGGCCTGTACGAGCATGACGACTTCTACGACATCTGCGATGAGCTCGGGGTGCTCGTCTGGCAGGACTTCCTCTTCGCGTGCGCCGCCTACGCCGAGGAGGAGCCGATGCGCGGCGAGGTGGAGGCCGAGGCCCGCGAGCAGGTGGCCCGGCTGTCGCGGCATCCGTCCCTCGTGCTCTGGAACGGGTGCAACGAGAACATCTGGGGATACCTCGAGTGGGACTGGCGCCGTCGCCTCGAGGGGCGCACGTGGGGCGAGGGCTACTACTTCGATCTGCTGCCCTCGATCGTCGCAGAGCTCGACCCGACACGGCCCTACTCCCCCGGCAGCCCGTTCTCGTTCATGCGGTACGCCCACCCGAACGACGCACGGCACGGCACCATGCACCTCTGGGACGTCTGGAACGAGCGCGACTACACCGCGTATCGCGAGCACGAGCCGAGGTTCGCATCGGAGTTCGGCTTCCAGGGGCCGCCGGCCTGGACGACCCTCACGGGTGTCGTGCACGACGAGCCGCTCGATCCCTACGGCGAACAGATGCTCGTGCACCAGAAGGCCGACCAGGGCAACGTCAAGCTCGAGCGCGGGCTGGGCGCCCACCTGCCGAAGTGGCGTGACATCGACGAGTGGCATTTCGCGACGCAGCTGAACCAGGCTCGAGCGCTCGCGTTCGGCATCGAGCACTTCCGCTCGCTGTACCCGCGCAACACGGGCCAGATCGTCTGGCAGTTGAACGACTCGTGGCCGGTGATCTCGTGGGCCGCCGTGGACTTCTCGGGCATCCGCAAGCCCGCGTGGCACGCCTTGCGCCGCGTGTACGGCGACCGGCTGCTGACCGTGCAGCCGCACGATGGCCGGGCGGTCCTCGTCGCGCATAATGACCGCGACGAAGCGTGGCGCGGTGAGGTCGAGGTCACTCGCATGACGCTCGACGGCGACCGCCTGGCCGCCGAGACGCACGCGCTCGAGCTCGGGGCGCGTGAGTCGGCGCGGTTCCCGCTCGGTGCGGAGGTGCTGGCGACGACGGATGCCACGGGCGAGTTCGTGCTCGTGCGCGCGGGCGACGGCGTGGCCGACGCGCTGTGGTACTTCTCCGAGGATCCTGAGCTGAAGCTCCGTTCGCCCGCTGACGCGCTGGCCGTGGACTGGAGCACCGGCGACGACGTGGCGCGATTGACCGTGACCGCCTCGTCGCTCGTGAAGGACCTCGTGCTGCAGGCCGACCGCATCGCTCCCGGCGCGCGCGTCGACTCCGGCCTCGTCACCCTGGCCGCGGGCGACTCGCATACCTTCCTCGTCACCGGAACAGGGGGTGCCGAGCTCAGGGGACACGACCGCTTCCCGACGCTATGTTCGGTGAATGACCTCATTGCATAGCGCCGACGTCGAGGCATCCGTCGGCCTGTGTCTGCACCAGCCTCGCCGGCGCGTGCCCATGGAACCCTTCTGGCAGCGGTTCATCACGGGTGCTGAAGAGGCTCTCGCGGCCCGCGGGCACCGACTGCTCATGAAGGTCGTGGCGTCGCTCGACGACGAGGTGCGCGTGCACGCGCGCTGGCACGACGAGGCACGCGTGCGGGGTGTCATCGTCGCCGACCTGACGCCCACCGACCGGCGTCTGGACTCGCTCTCGGAACTGGGGCTGCCGGCCGTCGCGCTCGCGCGAGCCGAAGACGCGCCGGGGTTCTCGACGTTCACCGACGACAACGTCGAGATCGTCGATCGGGTGGTCGCCCATTTCGCCGAGCGCGGGCACCGGCACCTCGCTCGCGTGACGGGCCCCGCGATGTACGTGCACACGCAGTTGCGCGACGAGGCGTTCGCCCGCTCGTGCGAGGCACTCGGCATCCGGCACGAACGACACGAGGCCGACTTCACCGCCGACAGCGGTGCTGCCGCGACCCGCGAGCTCCTCATGCGCGCCGACGCCCCGTCGGGGATCCTGTTCGACAACGACGTCATGGCACTCGCCGGACTCGAGGTCTGCCGAGAGCTCGAGCACACGGTGCCCGAGCGCGTGGCGATCGTCGCATGGGACGATTCGGTGGCCTTGCAGCTCACGAGCCCCACCGTGACCGCGCTCGCCCATGATCTCACCCGCTACGGCCGCGGGGCTTCGGAACTCCTCCTCGACACCATCGCCGACGGGCGCGTGCGCAGCGGCCGAGCCGAACCGCCGAGGCTCGTCATTCGCGAATCGACATGA
The Agromyces albus DNA segment above includes these coding regions:
- a CDS encoding glycoside hydrolase family 2 protein; protein product: MSFRSLDSADGADWFLAATAGAASDAFATEIAARVPGQVHLDLVAAGSIPDPYDGANETQLAWIGRTDWRYRTVFDWHDDGHTRHDLVALGLDTAATIRLNGKLIASTANQHRTYRFDVRDSLVDGKNELVVEFRAPLDFADEQEQLLGARPHVNHHPFNAMRKMACDFGWDWGIDLSSSGIWKSIGIDSWSGVRISGVRPLVEVSALVGDLARGRLDARVSLEWADAASAADTEITVQVAGATATALASAGTTELGVVVDAGEVDLWWPRGYGAQPRYEVTVSAGDDGWSALVGFRSVEVDTSPDELGTPFTIVVNGRVVNIRGANWIPDDTFVTRVDPERYLSRVSDAVEANMNLLRVWGGGLYEHDDFYDICDELGVLVWQDFLFACAAYAEEEPMRGEVEAEAREQVARLSRHPSLVLWNGCNENIWGYLEWDWRRRLEGRTWGEGYYFDLLPSIVAELDPTRPYSPGSPFSFMRYAHPNDARHGTMHLWDVWNERDYTAYREHEPRFASEFGFQGPPAWTTLTGVVHDEPLDPYGEQMLVHQKADQGNVKLERGLGAHLPKWRDIDEWHFATQLNQARALAFGIEHFRSLYPRNTGQIVWQLNDSWPVISWAAVDFSGIRKPAWHALRRVYGDRLLTVQPHDGRAVLVAHNDRDEAWRGEVEVTRMTLDGDRLAAETHALELGARESARFPLGAEVLATTDATGEFVLVRAGDGVADALWYFSEDPELKLRSPADALAVDWSTGDDVARLTVTASSLVKDLVLQADRIAPGARVDSGLVTLAAGDSHTFLVTGTGGAELRGHDRFPTLCSVNDLIA
- a CDS encoding LacI family DNA-binding transcriptional regulator encodes the protein MTSLHSADVEASVGLCLHQPRRRVPMEPFWQRFITGAEEALAARGHRLLMKVVASLDDEVRVHARWHDEARVRGVIVADLTPTDRRLDSLSELGLPAVALARAEDAPGFSTFTDDNVEIVDRVVAHFAERGHRHLARVTGPAMYVHTQLRDEAFARSCEALGIRHERHEADFTADSGAAATRELLMRADAPSGILFDNDVMALAGLEVCRELEHTVPERVAIVAWDDSVALQLTSPTVTALAHDLTRYGRGASELLLDTIADGRVRSGRAEPPRLVIREST